The following are encoded in a window of Lagenorhynchus albirostris chromosome 3, mLagAlb1.1, whole genome shotgun sequence genomic DNA:
- the JUNB gene encoding transcription factor JunB produces the protein MCTKMEQPFYHDDSYAAAGYGRTPGGLSLHDYKLLKPSLALNLADPYRNLKAPGARGPGPEGSGGGSYFSSQGSDTGASLKLASSELERLIVPNSNGVITTTPTPPGQYFYPRGGGSGGGAGGAGGGVTEEQEGFADGFVKALDDLHKMNHVTPPNVSLGASGGPPAGPGGVYAGPEPPPVYTNLSSYSPASATSGGAGATVGTGSSYPTATISYLPHAPPFAGGHPAQLGLGRGASTFKEEPQTVPEARSRDATPPVSPINMEDQERIKVERKRLRNRLAATKCRKRKLERIARLEDKVKTLKAENAGLSSTAGLLREQVAQLKQKVMTHVSNGCQLLLGVKGHAF, from the coding sequence ATGTGCACTAAAATGGAACAGCCCTTCTACCACGACGACTCATACGCAGCGGCCGGATACGGCCGGACCCCGGGCGGCCTCTCTCTACACGACTACAAACTCCTGAAACCCAGCCTGGCGCTCAACCTGGCCGACCCCTACCGAAATCTTAAAGCACCCGGAGCGCGGGGCCCCGGCCCAGAGGGCAGCGGTGGCGGCAGCTACTTTTCCAGCCAGGGCTCGGACACCGGCGCGTCGCTCAAGCTCGCCTCATCGGAGCTGGAGCGCCTGATCGTCCCCAACAGCAACGGCGTGATCACGACGACGCCCACGCCCCCGGGACAGTACTTTTACCCCCGCGGGGGTGGCAGTGGTGGAGGTGCGGGGGGCGCAGGGGGCGGCGTCACCGAGGAGCAGGAAGGCTTCGCCGACGGCTTTGTAAAAGCTCTGGACGACCTGCACAAGATGAACCACGTGACGCCCCCCAACGTGTCCCTGGGCGCCAGCGGGGGGCCCCCGGCCGGGCCCGGGGGCGTATATGCCGGCCCGGAGCCGCCTCCCGTCTACACCAACCTCAGCAGCTATTCTCCAGCCTCTGCGACCTCCGGAGGAGCCGGGGCCACCGTCGGGACTGGGAGCTCGTACCCGACGGCCACCATCAGCTACCTCCCACACGCGCCGCCCTTCGCCGGCGGTCACCCGGCGCAGCTGGGCCTGGGCCGCGGCGCCTCCACCTTCAAGGAGGAACCGCAGACCGTGCCTGAGGCGCGCAGCCGCGACGCCACGCCGCCGGTGTCCCCCATCAACATGGAAGACCAGGAGCGCATCAAAGTAGAGCGCAAGCGGCTGCGGAACCGGCTGGCGGCCACCAAGTGCCGGAAGCGGAAGCTGGAGCGCATCGCGCGCCTGGAGGACAAGGTGAAGACACTCAAGGCCGAGAACGCCGGGCTGTCCAGCACTGCCGGCCTCCTCCGCGAGCAGGTGGCCCAGCTCAAACAGAAGGTCATGACCCACGTCAGCAACGGCTGCCAGCTACTGCTTGGGGTCAAGGGACACGCCTTCTGA
- the HOOK2 gene encoding protein Hook homolog 2 isoform X2 yields MSVDKAELCGSLLTWLQTFHVPPPCTSPQELSSGLAVAYVLNQIDPSWFNEAWLQGISDDPGPNRRLKVNNLKTILQSLVEYSQDVLGHPILEQHLPDVSLIGEFSDPEELGKLLQLVLGCAISCEKKQEHIQRIMTLEESVQHVVMEAIQELMTKDTSDSLSPETYGNFDSQSRRYYFLSEEADEGDELRQRCLDLERQLVLLSEEKQSLVQENEVLRERVGRSEGEGATGLTSKKLLLLQSQLEQLQEENFRLESGREDERVRCAELEREVAELQQRNQELTSLAQEAQALKDEMDELRQSSERAGQLEATLSSCRRRLGELRELRRQVRQLEERNAGHAERTRQLEEELRRAGSLRAQLEAQRRQVQELQGQRQEEAMKAEKWLFECRNLEEKYELVSKEKERLLAERDSLREANEELRCAQLQPRGLTQADPSLDPTSPAVENLAAEILPAELRETLLQLQLENKRLCQQEAADRERQEELQRHLEDANRARHGLEMQHRLNQQQLSELRAQVEDLQKALQEQGGKTEDSTLLKRKLEEHLQKLHEADLELQRKREYIEELEPPADSSTRRIEELQHNLQKKDADLRAMEERYRRYVDKARTVIQTLEPKQRPPGGAPPELHTLRTQLRERDVRIRHLEMDFEKSRSQREQEEKLLISAWYNMGMALQQRAGEERAPAHAQSFLAQQRLATNARRGPLGRLAPLNMRPTDKH; encoded by the exons ATGAGCGTGGACAAGGCCGAGCTATGCGGGTCTCTGCTCACCTGG TTGCAGACGTTCCATGTCCCGCCCCCCTGTACCAGCCCCCAGGAACTGAGCAGTGGCCTCGCAGTAGCCTATGTGCTGAACCAGAT AGACCCTTCCTGGTTCAACGAGGCATGGCTCCAGGGCATCTCAGACGACCCAGGTCCCAACCGGAGGTTGAAG GTCAACAATCTGAAGACAATCTTACAGAGCCTGGTGGAGTACTCCCAGGAT GTCCTGGGGCATCCCATTTTGGAGCAGCACCTTCCAGATGTGAGCCTTATTGGCGAGTTCTCCGACCCAGAAGAGCTTGGCAAGCTGCTTCAGCTGGTGCTGGGCTGTGCTATCAGTTGCGAGAAGAAGCAGG AGCACATCCAGAGAATCATGACGCTAGAGGAATCAGTTCAGCATGTGGTGATGGAAGCCATCCAGGAG CTCATGACCAAAGACACCTCTGACTCCCTGTCACCGGAAACATATGGGAACTTTGATAGCCAG TCCCGCAGGTACTACTTCCTGAGTGAGGAGGCTGACGAGGGTGACGAGCTGCGGCAGCGCTGTCTGGACCTGGAGCGGCAG CTGGTACTCCTGTCAGAGGAGAAGCAGAGCCTGGTTCAGGAAAATGAGGTGCTGAGGGAGCGGGTGGGCCGGTCCGAGGGTGAGGGTGCCACCGGCCTCACCTCCAAGAAGCTGCTACTGCTGCAGTCCCAGCTGGAGCAGCTGCAGGAAGAGAACTTCAG gctggaGAGCGGCAGGGAGGACGAGCGCGTGCGCTGTGCTGAACTGGAACGGGAGGTCGCCGAGCTGCAGCAGCGGAACCAGGAGCTGACCAGCCTGGCCCAGGAGGCACAGGCCCTGAAGGATGAAATGGATGAACTTCG GCAGTCGTCAGAGCGCGCAGGGCAGCTGGAGGCCACGCTGAGCAGCTGCCGGCGCCGCCTGGGCGAGCTGCGGGAGCTGCGGCGGCAGGTGCGGCAGCTGGAGGAGCGCAACGCCGGCCACGCAGAGCGCACGCGGCAGCTGGAGGAAGAGCTGCGCCGGGCCGGCTCCCTGCGCGCCCAGCTAGAGGCGCAGCGGCGGCAG GTTCAGGAATTGCAGGGCCAGCGGCAGGAGGAGGCCATGAAGGCCGAGAAATGGCTATTCGAGTGCCGCAATCTGGAAGAAAAGTATGAGTTGGTGTCAAAGGAGAAGGAG CGGCTGCTGGCAGAACGGGACTCCCTGCGGGAGGCCAATGAGGAGCTGCGCTGCGCCCAGTTGCAGCCTCGCGGGCTGACCCAAGCCG ACCCTTCACTGGATCCCACCTCACCGGCTGTGGAAAACTTAGCAGCCGAGATCCTACCTGCGGAGCTCAG GGAGACGCTCCTACAGCTTCAGCTGGAGAACAAGCGCCTGTGCCAGCAGGAGGCGGCCGACCGGGAACGGCAGGAGGAGCTGCAGCGCCACCTGGAGGACGCCAACCGCGCGCGCCACGGCCTGGAGATGCAGCACCG GCTGAACCAGCAGCAGCTGTCGGAGCTGCGGGCCCAGGTGGAGGACCTGCAGAAGGCCCTGCAGGAGCAGGGGGGCAAGACTGAAGAT TCAACCCTGCTGAAGAGGAAGCTGGAGGAGCATCT GCAGAAGCTGCATGAGGCAGATCTGGAGCTGCAGCGGAAGCGCGAGTACATCGAGGAGCTAGAGCCCCCTGCCGATAGCAGCA CCCGGCGTATCGAGGAGCTGCAGCACAACCTGCAGAAGAAGGACGCGGACTTGCGGGCCATGGAGGAGCGGTACCGCCGCTACGTGGACAAGGCGCGCACA GTCATACAGACCCTGGAACCCAAGCAGCGGCCACCTGGGGGGGCTCCTCCGGAACTCCACACCCTGAGGACACAGCTTCGAGAGCGGGATGTCCGCATCCGGCACCTGGAG ATGGACTTTGAGAAGAGTCGAAGTCAGCGAGAGCAGGAAGAAAAGCTGCTCATCAGTGCCTGGTATAATATG ggcaTGGCTCTGCAGCAGCGAGCCGGGGAAGAGCGGGCACCTGCCCATGCCCAGTCATTCCTGGCACAGCAGCGGCTGGCCACCAATGCTCGCCGCGGACCCCTGGGACGCCTAGCACCCCTGAACATGCGCCCCACTGACAAGCATTGA
- the HOOK2 gene encoding protein Hook homolog 2 isoform X1, whose product MSVDKAELCGSLLTWLQTFHVPPPCTSPQELSSGLAVAYVLNQIDPSWFNEAWLQGISDDPGPNRRLKVNNLKTILQSLVEYSQDVLGHPILEQHLPDVSLIGEFSDPEELGKLLQLVLGCAISCEKKQEHIQRIMTLEESVQHVVMEAIQELMTKDTSDSLSPETYGNFDSQSRRYYFLSEEADEGDELRQRCLDLERQLVLLSEEKQSLVQENEVLRERVGRSEGEGATGLTSKKLLLLQSQLEQLQEENFRLESGREDERVRCAELEREVAELQQRNQELTSLAQEAQALKDEMDELRQSSERAGQLEATLSSCRRRLGELRELRRQVRQLEERNAGHAERTRQLEEELRRAGSLRAQLEAQRRQVQELQGQRQEEAMKAEKWLFECRNLEEKYELVSKEKERLLAERDSLREANEELRCAQLQPRGLTQADPSLDPTSPAVENLAAEILPAELRETLLQLQLENKRLCQQEAADRERQEELQRHLEDANRARHGLEMQHRLNQQQLSELRAQVEDLQKALQEQGGKTEDSTLLKRKLEEHLQKLHEADLELQRKREYIEELEPPADSSTARRIEELQHNLQKKDADLRAMEERYRRYVDKARTVIQTLEPKQRPPGGAPPELHTLRTQLRERDVRIRHLEMDFEKSRSQREQEEKLLISAWYNMGMALQQRAGEERAPAHAQSFLAQQRLATNARRGPLGRLAPLNMRPTDKH is encoded by the exons ATGAGCGTGGACAAGGCCGAGCTATGCGGGTCTCTGCTCACCTGG TTGCAGACGTTCCATGTCCCGCCCCCCTGTACCAGCCCCCAGGAACTGAGCAGTGGCCTCGCAGTAGCCTATGTGCTGAACCAGAT AGACCCTTCCTGGTTCAACGAGGCATGGCTCCAGGGCATCTCAGACGACCCAGGTCCCAACCGGAGGTTGAAG GTCAACAATCTGAAGACAATCTTACAGAGCCTGGTGGAGTACTCCCAGGAT GTCCTGGGGCATCCCATTTTGGAGCAGCACCTTCCAGATGTGAGCCTTATTGGCGAGTTCTCCGACCCAGAAGAGCTTGGCAAGCTGCTTCAGCTGGTGCTGGGCTGTGCTATCAGTTGCGAGAAGAAGCAGG AGCACATCCAGAGAATCATGACGCTAGAGGAATCAGTTCAGCATGTGGTGATGGAAGCCATCCAGGAG CTCATGACCAAAGACACCTCTGACTCCCTGTCACCGGAAACATATGGGAACTTTGATAGCCAG TCCCGCAGGTACTACTTCCTGAGTGAGGAGGCTGACGAGGGTGACGAGCTGCGGCAGCGCTGTCTGGACCTGGAGCGGCAG CTGGTACTCCTGTCAGAGGAGAAGCAGAGCCTGGTTCAGGAAAATGAGGTGCTGAGGGAGCGGGTGGGCCGGTCCGAGGGTGAGGGTGCCACCGGCCTCACCTCCAAGAAGCTGCTACTGCTGCAGTCCCAGCTGGAGCAGCTGCAGGAAGAGAACTTCAG gctggaGAGCGGCAGGGAGGACGAGCGCGTGCGCTGTGCTGAACTGGAACGGGAGGTCGCCGAGCTGCAGCAGCGGAACCAGGAGCTGACCAGCCTGGCCCAGGAGGCACAGGCCCTGAAGGATGAAATGGATGAACTTCG GCAGTCGTCAGAGCGCGCAGGGCAGCTGGAGGCCACGCTGAGCAGCTGCCGGCGCCGCCTGGGCGAGCTGCGGGAGCTGCGGCGGCAGGTGCGGCAGCTGGAGGAGCGCAACGCCGGCCACGCAGAGCGCACGCGGCAGCTGGAGGAAGAGCTGCGCCGGGCCGGCTCCCTGCGCGCCCAGCTAGAGGCGCAGCGGCGGCAG GTTCAGGAATTGCAGGGCCAGCGGCAGGAGGAGGCCATGAAGGCCGAGAAATGGCTATTCGAGTGCCGCAATCTGGAAGAAAAGTATGAGTTGGTGTCAAAGGAGAAGGAG CGGCTGCTGGCAGAACGGGACTCCCTGCGGGAGGCCAATGAGGAGCTGCGCTGCGCCCAGTTGCAGCCTCGCGGGCTGACCCAAGCCG ACCCTTCACTGGATCCCACCTCACCGGCTGTGGAAAACTTAGCAGCCGAGATCCTACCTGCGGAGCTCAG GGAGACGCTCCTACAGCTTCAGCTGGAGAACAAGCGCCTGTGCCAGCAGGAGGCGGCCGACCGGGAACGGCAGGAGGAGCTGCAGCGCCACCTGGAGGACGCCAACCGCGCGCGCCACGGCCTGGAGATGCAGCACCG GCTGAACCAGCAGCAGCTGTCGGAGCTGCGGGCCCAGGTGGAGGACCTGCAGAAGGCCCTGCAGGAGCAGGGGGGCAAGACTGAAGAT TCAACCCTGCTGAAGAGGAAGCTGGAGGAGCATCT GCAGAAGCTGCATGAGGCAGATCTGGAGCTGCAGCGGAAGCGCGAGTACATCGAGGAGCTAGAGCCCCCTGCCGATAGCAGCA CAGCCCGGCGTATCGAGGAGCTGCAGCACAACCTGCAGAAGAAGGACGCGGACTTGCGGGCCATGGAGGAGCGGTACCGCCGCTACGTGGACAAGGCGCGCACA GTCATACAGACCCTGGAACCCAAGCAGCGGCCACCTGGGGGGGCTCCTCCGGAACTCCACACCCTGAGGACACAGCTTCGAGAGCGGGATGTCCGCATCCGGCACCTGGAG ATGGACTTTGAGAAGAGTCGAAGTCAGCGAGAGCAGGAAGAAAAGCTGCTCATCAGTGCCTGGTATAATATG ggcaTGGCTCTGCAGCAGCGAGCCGGGGAAGAGCGGGCACCTGCCCATGCCCAGTCATTCCTGGCACAGCAGCGGCTGGCCACCAATGCTCGCCGCGGACCCCTGGGACGCCTAGCACCCCTGAACATGCGCCCCACTGACAAGCATTGA